In Pseudonocardia sp. DSM 110487, the sequence GCACCGAGTCGGCGAGGCCGACCTGATCGGCCGATGTGGACTGCTTGCGCAGCCCGTGCGGCCCGTCCGTGACCATCACGGCGGGCACGCCCGCGCGCTCGACGGCCTTCGTGTGCCAGAAGTCGGCGCCCGAGCACAGCGACGCCTTCTCCTCCAACGTCAGCTCCGCCAGCAGCGCCGGCACGTCCAGGTTCGCGAAGGTCGTCATGGACCCACTCTCTCAATACTTCGGGCGCGGGTCAGGCCCTCCGGAGGTGGTTCCGAGTTCCGTGGAATGCGCAGGCACTGCGGATGATCACCCTGCGTTCGCGGTCCCATCGACGAGGGTCACATGGCGTGGGGCACGAAAGAGCTGGTCGAAGACGCGGACGCGGTCGAAGGCCATGGCGTGGTCGCGGCCGCGCAGCTCCAGGCCGCCCCGCTCGTGCTCGGGCATCTCCAGCACGACACGGTCCAGAGCCGCCCGCAGGGCCTCGACGTCGCCTGCCTCCACGATCACGGCCGTGTCGCCGACGGCCTCGCCGGTGCCGCCGGTCAGGGTGGTGATCACCGGCCCGCCGCCGGTCAGCAGCTTCTCGGTGAGGGCGATGCCGAAGGTCTCCACGAAGTCGGGCTCGGGCTTCGTGGGGAGGGCGTAGGTCGCGCACCCGCGCATCAGGAGGGGCTTCTCGTCGTCGTCCACGTCGGTGAGGAAGACGATCCGCTCGTCGTCTCCCGCCAGTGCCCGGACCTCGGGCAGCGCGGGCCCGGTACCCGCGATCACGAGCTTCACCCGATCCCGCGCCCGGGACGCGGCGTAGGCGGCCACGAGGTCGTGGACGCCCTTGGCCCGGGTCACCCGCGACAGGAAGAGCACGTAGCCGTCGCGTTCGAGACCGCGCCGGGCGAGCGCGGCCTCCACCGCCGCAGGGTCGAGATCGGTGTAGGCGGAGGTGTCGATCGGCGGGTAGCTGACGGTGACGCGGTCGCGGCAGGCCCAGGCGAAGCGGGTGCCGCAGTGGGCGTCGACGGCCTCCGCGGCGAGGACGATCTGGTCGCGCGTGAACTCGGACACGGCCAGTACCTCGTCGTGCGCGAGGTAGGTCGTCAGGACGACGGCGGCGGCGCCGAACCGCCCTTCGCGCAGGCAGGACGTGATCACGTTCGTGACGTCGGAGCCAACGGCCTTCGCCATCGTGTGCACGTCCGCGGGGAACCCGGCGGCACGGGCGGACGCAACGGCGTCGACCACGACGTTCGCGTGCGGTGACAGGTACATCGACAGGCACGTGGTCGGGATCGGCTCGGCGAGCAGTTCCACGAGCCGCCCGGTGAGCCCGGCGAGGTACCGGCCGTCCGGCACCCGGTAGTCGCCGACGGGCTCTGGCCGTTCCACGGTGATGCCCTCGGAATAGGGCAGCAGGCGGTCCAGTGGTTTCAGTGGCAGCCCCGCGGCCTGCAGCGCGGGAATCGGCCACGTGAGCAGCCGGACGTCGGTGAAGCCGCGATGCAGCGCCACCTCCGCCAGGTTGCGGGCCTCTCCGGAGTGACCGCAGATCACCGGATCGGCCCGCACGACGATCACGAGTCGGCGTTCGTTCATGATCGGCCACCTCCCGCACGGTCGGACAGGGATGGTGGCCGGGCCGCGCTCCCCCACGGAGACGGCTCCGGCCCCAGCTCGAGCTGCAGCACGCCTCCGGCGTGCACGTCAGCGGCGCTGAGATGGGTGGCCCGCAGGGGCCGCCCGTTCAGCCGCGCCGACTGGACGTACTGCACGGGCGGCGTCTCCTCGATGCCGTCCGCGCCGACGGGCACCTCGCGATGCCCGCTGGTCTCGATCACGAACTCGCCCCCCGCCACCTGCAGCGCGGCGCGGGCGAACGCGGGCGCGTTGACCAGGAACAGGCTCTGCCCCGCGATCGGGAAGAGACCGAGCGACGCCCAGACGTACCACGAGCTGAGGCCACCCGAGTCGTCGTTGCCGGGCAGGCCACCGGCACCCGTGCCGAACTGCCAGGTCAGCGCCGCGTGCACGATCTCGGCGGTGCGGTCGGGCCGCCCGGCGTAGTGGTAGGCCCACGGCGCTTCCATGTCCGGTTCGTTGTTGAGCCCCTCGAACCGGTTGAGCGCGAAGCCCGCGGCCATCTCCTCGGCGGAAGGGCGCTGGCCGGGCTGCTTCACCGGGTCGGCACCGAACCCGAAGAACGCGTCGAGCATGTCGATGAACGCCTCGTCGCCGCCGGCCAGCGCGATGCGCGCCCGCATGTCGTGCACGAGCCGGAACGAGTAGTTCCACTTGCCGCCCTCGTAGAACTCCGAGTCGCGCAGCAATCCCGTCGACGGGTCGAAGGCGTTGACCCACCAGCGGCTGCGCGACTCCAGGTCGTCGGCAAGGCGCTTGTCGCCCAGCGCCCTTGCGACCGTGGCCGTGCAGTGGTGGCCGTACGCGAGGTCGAGCGTGTGCGAGATCGGGTGCACGATGCCGTGCTCGAAGAAGTCCTCCCCGTAGAGGCGGCGCAGGTCGTCGGCCATGTGCACGAGCGCCCAGCTCCAGTCGATGCCGGGGAGCCCGAGCGCGTGCGCGTCGGCCAGTGTCGCGTGCGCGAGGGCGCTGGCCTGCCGGAAGAAGCGGTCCGCACCGCGCGCCATCCGGTAGCCGATCGGGAAGTTGCCCTCCTCCTCGCACACCCGGATCAGCGATTCGAGCAGGTCCGTTGCCCGGGCCGGGGCGATCGTCAGCAGCAGGGGGATCTGGGTCTTGTAGAGGTCCCACATCGTGCAGATGTCGAACGCGAACGGACCCGAAGCGGGCCAGAACGGGCTCTCGTCGTCGCCGAAGCACGGCTTGATCAGCGAGTGGTAGAGCGCGGTCGCCATCACCTGCCGCCGGGCGGGCGTGCCCCCGTCGACCTGCACGCGACCGATGTGCTCGGCCCAGCGCGTTGCGGTGCGGGCGCGGACCGCGTCGAAGACCGGCTCGGCGCCGTTGCACTCGCGGTCCAGGTTCTCGCGCGCCTGGTCGCAGCCGCGCAGCGAGAAGCCGATGCGCACCTCGACGACGTCTCCGGCGCGGACGGGGCCCATGAACAGCAGCCCGAACGGGCGCAGGGTGGTCTGCCGGATGCTGTCGAAGTCGAGCCGGGTGCCGCCCTCGATCAGCCTGCGGTCGTGCCAAAGCATCTGCCGCCAGCCGGGCGAGTGGACCTCGAGGTGCATCGACAGCGGCACCCCCTCCATCACCACAGTGCCCTGCGCGCGGCCGTGCCCCATGCTCTCCACGTGGGCCCGCAACGGCACCGTGCGACCGAGATCGATCGCCAGCCCGCCGCACGACAGGTCCACCACCACGCGGGCGCTGCGACTCTCCGGGAACGTGTAGCGGTGGACGGCGATCTTCTCGCCCACCGTGATCTCGCAGTGGATCCCCGTGTCCAGGGTGGTGGCGTAGTACCCGGCCGCCGCGGTCTCGTCGCGCAGGGCCCACGCCTCGCCGAGGTCGTCGAGGGGCTGCACCATCGGCGTGACCCGCACGTAGTTGTAGTACTTGCGGATCGCCCCGGTGCCCGACTGCTGGAAATGCGTGAAACCGGACGCCTGCAGCGTCTCGAACATCTCCTCGGGCAC encodes:
- a CDS encoding glycosyltransferase codes for the protein MNERRLVIVVRADPVICGHSGEARNLAEVALHRGFTDVRLLTWPIPALQAAGLPLKPLDRLLPYSEGITVERPEPVGDYRVPDGRYLAGLTGRLVELLAEPIPTTCLSMYLSPHANVVVDAVASARAAGFPADVHTMAKAVGSDVTNVITSCLREGRFGAAAVVLTTYLAHDEVLAVSEFTRDQIVLAAEAVDAHCGTRFAWACRDRVTVSYPPIDTSAYTDLDPAAVEAALARRGLERDGYVLFLSRVTRAKGVHDLVAAYAASRARDRVKLVIAGTGPALPEVRALAGDDERIVFLTDVDDDEKPLLMRGCATYALPTKPEPDFVETFGIALTEKLLTGGGPVITTLTGGTGEAVGDTAVIVEAGDVEALRAALDRVVLEMPEHERGGLELRGRDHAMAFDRVRVFDQLFRAPRHVTLVDGTANAG
- a CDS encoding glycoside hydrolase domain-containing protein — its product is MYSLAILDNVDPFLGTAATSLPPASGLAATWWWPKPQVGNTHPGATSPLGMVSACAYSGAYPTGYGRYSKNTEGVPEEMFETLQASGFTHFQQSGTGAIRKYYNYVRVTPMVQPLDDLGEAWALRDETAAAGYYATTLDTGIHCEITVGEKIAVHRYTFPESRSARVVVDLSCGGLAIDLGRTVPLRAHVESMGHGRAQGTVVMEGVPLSMHLEVHSPGWRQMLWHDRRLIEGGTRLDFDSIRQTTLRPFGLLFMGPVRAGDVVEVRIGFSLRGCDQARENLDRECNGAEPVFDAVRARTATRWAEHIGRVQVDGGTPARRQVMATALYHSLIKPCFGDDESPFWPASGPFAFDICTMWDLYKTQIPLLLTIAPARATDLLESLIRVCEEEGNFPIGYRMARGADRFFRQASALAHATLADAHALGLPGIDWSWALVHMADDLRRLYGEDFFEHGIVHPISHTLDLAYGHHCTATVARALGDKRLADDLESRSRWWVNAFDPSTGLLRDSEFYEGGKWNYSFRLVHDMRARIALAGGDEAFIDMLDAFFGFGADPVKQPGQRPSAEEMAAGFALNRFEGLNNEPDMEAPWAYHYAGRPDRTAEIVHAALTWQFGTGAGGLPGNDDSGGLSSWYVWASLGLFPIAGQSLFLVNAPAFARAALQVAGGEFVIETSGHREVPVGADGIEETPPVQYVQSARLNGRPLRATHLSAADVHAGGVLQLELGPEPSPWGSAARPPSLSDRAGGGRS